The following proteins are encoded in a genomic region of Catellatospora sp. TT07R-123:
- a CDS encoding signal peptidase II, with translation MSWSTAYGEIVMATGQSAPPAPASRRRISRPFATVLTLAAALVAVDQLTKWWAVSALTGRAPVPVIGDLIQLRLTYNPGAAFSIGTGYTWVLAVFAAAAVVTITYVARRVRSRGWAVGFGMVLGGAATHLADRLLREPGFARGHVVDFIDYGPFVGNVADIALVLGVVLMVVLSLRDIPMAGPAAEPGTASEQPAGTP, from the coding sequence GTGAGCTGGTCGACGGCGTACGGAGAGATCGTGATGGCAACAGGGCAGTCCGCACCGCCGGCCCCCGCGTCGCGGCGCCGCATCTCGCGGCCGTTCGCGACGGTGCTCACGCTGGCGGCCGCGCTGGTCGCGGTGGATCAGCTGACCAAGTGGTGGGCGGTGTCGGCGCTGACGGGCCGGGCGCCGGTCCCGGTCATCGGCGACCTGATCCAGCTCCGGCTGACCTACAACCCGGGCGCGGCGTTCTCCATCGGCACCGGGTACACCTGGGTGCTGGCGGTGTTCGCGGCGGCGGCGGTCGTGACGATCACCTACGTCGCCCGCCGGGTGCGGTCGCGGGGCTGGGCCGTCGGGTTCGGCATGGTCCTCGGTGGGGCGGCCACCCATCTGGCGGACCGGCTGCTGCGCGAGCCGGGTTTCGCCCGCGGCCACGTGGTGGACTTCATCGACTACGGCCCGTTCGTGGGCAACGTCGCGGACATCGCGCTGGTGCTGGGTGTGGTCCTGATGGTGGTGCTCAGCCTGCGCGACATCCCGATGGCCGGGCCCGCGGCCGAGCCGGGGACCGCATCGGAGCAGCCTGCCGGGACGCCGTAA
- a CDS encoding Dyp-type peroxidase: protein MELHDIQRGVLSPRPSPYAATYILFRIDDPAHGRELMRRCADVVTSAADPAGPLGETWVSVALTCQGLRALGVAQQALDSMAWEFRQGMAARATALGDIGPSAPEHWEQPLGSADVHVVLVALAPDQPRLDAAIDRARPAYEQLTGITAIWRQDCYAPPTETEHFGYRDGISHPAVAGSGIPGSNELERPLAAGEFVLGYPDELGGTQTTQPEVLGRNGSYVVFRKLHQDVAAFRRFLAGSAADAADQELLAAKMMGRWRSGAPLALAPERDDPALGADRLRNNTFGYADDAGGFTTPGGCHARRANPRDGAVAGEVRLHRMIRRGTAYGPPLAEGAVEDDGVDRGLMFAFVGAHPGRQFEFAQTQWLNDGVFFGSASARDPIAATGDGPDEYVIPRRPVRRKLVDLPRFVTTRGGEYAFLPGISALRWLGGLTG from the coding sequence GTGGAGCTGCACGACATCCAGCGCGGGGTGCTCAGCCCGCGCCCGTCACCGTATGCGGCGACCTACATCCTGTTCCGCATCGACGATCCGGCGCACGGCCGTGAGCTGATGCGCCGCTGCGCCGACGTGGTCACCTCGGCCGCGGACCCGGCCGGTCCGCTCGGCGAGACGTGGGTCAGCGTCGCCCTCACCTGCCAGGGCCTGCGCGCCCTCGGCGTCGCGCAGCAGGCGCTGGACAGCATGGCGTGGGAGTTCCGGCAGGGCATGGCCGCCCGCGCCACCGCGCTGGGCGACATCGGGCCCAGCGCACCCGAGCACTGGGAACAGCCCCTGGGCTCGGCCGACGTACACGTGGTCCTGGTCGCCCTCGCCCCGGACCAGCCGCGGCTCGATGCCGCGATCGATCGCGCCCGGCCCGCCTACGAGCAGCTCACCGGGATCACCGCGATCTGGCGGCAGGACTGCTACGCCCCGCCGACCGAGACCGAGCACTTCGGCTACCGCGACGGCATCAGCCATCCCGCCGTCGCCGGCAGCGGCATCCCCGGCTCCAACGAGCTGGAGCGGCCCCTGGCCGCCGGGGAGTTCGTGCTGGGCTACCCGGACGAGCTCGGCGGCACGCAGACCACGCAGCCGGAGGTGCTGGGCCGCAACGGCAGCTACGTCGTGTTCCGCAAGCTGCACCAGGACGTCGCGGCGTTCCGCCGCTTCCTGGCGGGCAGCGCCGCCGACGCCGCCGACCAGGAGCTCCTGGCGGCCAAGATGATGGGCCGGTGGCGCAGCGGCGCCCCGCTGGCGCTGGCACCCGAGCGCGACGACCCGGCACTGGGCGCCGACCGGCTGCGCAACAACACCTTCGGCTACGCCGACGACGCCGGCGGGTTCACCACCCCGGGCGGGTGCCACGCCCGCCGGGCCAACCCGCGCGACGGCGCCGTCGCCGGCGAGGTGCGGCTGCACCGCATGATCCGCCGCGGGACCGCGTACGGCCCGCCGCTGGCCGAGGGCGCGGTCGAGGACGACGGCGTCGACCGCGGCCTGATGTTCGCCTTCGTCGGCGCCCACCCGGGGCGGCAGTTCGAGTTCGCCCAGACGCAGTGGCTCAACGACGGCGTCTTCTTCGGCTCGGCGTCCGCCCGCGACCCGATCGCCGCCACCGGCGACGGACCCGATGAGTACGTGATCCCGCGCCGCCCGGTCCGCCGCAAGCTGGTGGACCTGCCGCGGTTCGTGACCACCCGCGGCGGCGAGTACGCGTTCCTGCCCGGCATCAGCGCGCTGCGCTGGCTCGGCGGCCTCACCGGCTGA
- a CDS encoding copper homeostasis protein CutC codes for MTTVEICVSDVPTALVAEAAGADRLELCADLGQGGTTPSLGAVGIALQALRGAGVRVMIRPRGGDFRVSAVEERVMLADIAAVRALPNPHGLPLGVVVGALTGDGGLDLAVLRRLIEAAGPLPVTVHKAFDEVHDQFGALEEIIELGADAVLTSGAAPTALDGAARIAALRQRAGDRLRVIAAGGIRSHNIRLVLDQTGAREVHLRAPVPRDGREATDADEVRRVVDATRAG; via the coding sequence GTGACGACGGTGGAGATCTGCGTGAGCGACGTGCCGACCGCACTCGTGGCGGAGGCGGCCGGAGCCGACCGGCTGGAACTCTGCGCCGACCTCGGCCAGGGCGGCACCACGCCGAGCCTGGGCGCGGTCGGGATCGCCCTCCAGGCGCTGCGCGGCGCGGGAGTGCGGGTCATGATCCGGCCCCGCGGCGGCGACTTCCGGGTGAGCGCCGTCGAGGAACGGGTGATGCTCGCCGACATCGCCGCCGTCCGCGCCCTGCCCAACCCGCACGGTCTGCCGCTCGGCGTCGTGGTCGGCGCCCTCACCGGCGACGGCGGCCTCGACCTGGCCGTCCTGCGCCGCCTGATCGAGGCGGCCGGGCCGCTGCCGGTGACCGTGCACAAGGCCTTCGACGAGGTCCACGACCAGTTCGGGGCACTTGAGGAGATCATCGAGCTCGGCGCGGACGCGGTGCTCACCTCCGGTGCGGCCCCCACCGCCCTGGACGGCGCCGCACGCATCGCCGCCCTGCGGCAGCGGGCCGGGGACCGGCTGCGGGTCATCGCCGCGGGCGGCATCCGGTCGCACAACATCCGGCTGGTGCTCGACCAGACGGGGGCGCGGGAGGTGCACCTGCGCGCACCGGTGCCGCGTGACGGCCGGGAGGCCACCGACGCCGACGAGGTGCGCCGGGTCGTGGACGCCACCCGGGCGGGCTGA
- a CDS encoding ROK family transcriptional regulator, whose translation MEPIASVRDQALRLLASGAVSSRAELVEALRVAPSTVTAAVRRLLADGVIVEVGSGRSTGGRPPRVLRLRETGGVFAVTELDGRHARVGLCAPGGALHTADEVAIDVAAGPDQVFDAVAAEFARLRAAIAPGQPLLGVGVALPGPVEFAHGRVVGPARMPGWSGVDARALLAARFRVPVAVDNDAKAAAIGEHLARGREPGDMIYVKAGTGIGGCLVSGGQVHRGGRGLSGDVTHVRVVDSGERVCSCGGRGCLETVASGAALVRQLAEQGSPAAAVRDVAAAVRDGDPTAVTMVRHAGRLLGVALSSLVNFLNPDAVVIGGSLSGLDGYVAATRGALYELCLPSMTQSLTIEAGVAGPDAALIGLGHLLRTTTDVRTR comes from the coding sequence GTGGAACCGATCGCCTCAGTGCGCGACCAGGCTCTCCGGCTGCTGGCCAGCGGGGCGGTGTCATCACGTGCCGAGCTCGTGGAGGCGCTGCGGGTCGCCCCCTCGACCGTGACGGCTGCGGTGCGCCGGCTGCTCGCCGACGGCGTCATCGTCGAGGTGGGCTCGGGCCGGTCCACCGGCGGGCGGCCGCCCCGGGTCCTGCGCCTGCGCGAGACCGGCGGCGTCTTCGCCGTGACCGAACTGGACGGCAGGCACGCCCGGGTCGGGCTGTGCGCGCCGGGCGGTGCGCTGCATACCGCGGACGAGGTCGCGATCGACGTCGCCGCAGGACCTGACCAGGTGTTCGACGCGGTGGCGGCGGAGTTCGCGCGGCTGCGGGCGGCGATCGCGCCCGGCCAGCCGCTGCTCGGGGTCGGCGTCGCCCTGCCGGGCCCGGTCGAGTTCGCCCACGGGCGCGTGGTCGGTCCGGCCCGGATGCCGGGTTGGAGCGGGGTCGACGCGAGGGCGCTGCTGGCCGCACGGTTCCGGGTGCCGGTGGCGGTCGACAACGACGCCAAGGCCGCGGCGATCGGCGAGCACCTCGCCAGGGGCCGGGAGCCCGGCGACATGATCTATGTGAAGGCCGGCACCGGTATCGGCGGCTGCCTGGTCAGCGGCGGCCAGGTCCATCGCGGCGGCCGCGGCCTCAGCGGCGACGTCACCCACGTGCGGGTGGTGGACAGCGGCGAGCGGGTCTGCTCCTGCGGCGGCCGCGGCTGCCTGGAGACGGTCGCCAGCGGCGCCGCGCTGGTGCGCCAGCTGGCCGAGCAGGGCTCGCCGGCGGCCGCGGTCCGCGACGTCGCGGCGGCGGTACGCGACGGCGACCCCACCGCGGTCACCATGGTGCGCCACGCGGGCAGGCTCCTCGGAGTGGCCCTGTCCAGCCTGGTCAACTTCCTCAACCCGGACGCGGTCGTCATCGGGGGCTCGCTGTCCGGCCTCGACGGCTACGTGGCGGCGACCCGGGGCGCGCTCTACGAGCTGTGCCTGCCGTCCATGACCCAGTCCCTGACCATCGAGGCCGGTGTCGCGGGCCCGGACGCCGCCCTGATCGGCCTGGGGCACCTGCTGCGCACCACCACCGACGTACGAACCCGCTAG
- a CDS encoding M81 family metallopeptidase: MSRPLRVAIGGVHIESSTFSPHLSTAADFEVTRGDALLARYDWLATARSWTADVEWIPLVHARALPGGAVEPGAYEGWAAEIVERLAAAGPLDGMLLDFHGAMSVVGRDDAEGDLITAIRSVLGPQPYVSAAMDLHGNVSRVLFDACDLLTCYRTAPHVDVWETRERAARNLVEALRRGQRPHKALVHVPILLPGEMTSTREEPARGLYARVPEVEARDGVVDAAVWIGYAWADQARCQGAVVVTGTDAAAAADAARELGECFWAARDEFAFVAPTGTMDECLDAALAAVGDPARRPFFISDSGDNPGAGGADDVTYALARLLARPEIRAGSCRAVFASLVDPQTVAQVADLPPGAPVRVAVGGRIDAREPGPLLLDGVLEAVADDPDGGRCVSVRVGGASVFVTSRRMQYRLLESYARLGVAVEHVDVVVVKIGYLEPELFDAAGDWLLALTPGGVDQDLARLPYHRVNRPMFPLDRDFTADLTVVTG; encoded by the coding sequence ATGTCCCGCCCGCTGCGCGTCGCCATCGGCGGCGTCCACATCGAGTCCAGCACGTTCTCGCCGCACCTGAGCACCGCCGCCGACTTCGAGGTGACCCGGGGCGACGCGCTGCTGGCGCGCTACGACTGGCTCGCCACCGCGCGGTCGTGGACCGCCGACGTCGAGTGGATCCCGCTCGTGCACGCGCGGGCCCTGCCCGGCGGGGCGGTGGAGCCGGGGGCGTACGAGGGATGGGCCGCCGAGATCGTCGAGCGGCTCGCCGCGGCGGGCCCGCTGGACGGCATGCTGCTCGACTTCCACGGGGCGATGAGCGTCGTCGGGCGCGACGACGCGGAGGGCGACCTGATCACCGCCATCCGCTCGGTGCTCGGGCCGCAGCCGTACGTGTCGGCGGCGATGGACCTGCACGGCAACGTCTCACGGGTGCTGTTCGACGCGTGCGACCTGCTCACCTGCTACCGGACCGCGCCGCACGTCGACGTGTGGGAGACCCGCGAGCGCGCCGCGCGCAACCTGGTCGAGGCGCTGCGCCGGGGGCAGCGGCCGCACAAGGCGCTGGTCCACGTGCCGATCCTGCTGCCGGGTGAGATGACCAGCACCCGCGAGGAGCCGGCCCGGGGCCTCTACGCGAGGGTCCCGGAGGTCGAGGCCCGCGACGGCGTCGTCGACGCGGCGGTCTGGATCGGATACGCCTGGGCCGACCAGGCACGGTGCCAGGGCGCGGTGGTCGTCACCGGCACCGATGCCGCGGCGGCCGCCGACGCGGCCCGGGAACTCGGCGAGTGCTTCTGGGCGGCCCGCGACGAGTTCGCGTTCGTCGCCCCGACCGGCACCATGGACGAGTGCCTCGACGCCGCCCTGGCCGCGGTCGGCGACCCGGCCCGGCGGCCGTTCTTCATCAGCGACTCCGGCGACAACCCCGGGGCGGGCGGCGCGGACGACGTCACCTACGCGCTGGCGCGGCTGCTGGCGCGGCCCGAGATCCGCGCCGGGTCGTGCCGGGCGGTGTTCGCCTCGCTGGTGGACCCGCAGACTGTCGCGCAGGTCGCCGACCTGCCGCCCGGTGCGCCGGTGCGGGTCGCGGTCGGGGGGCGCATCGACGCGCGCGAGCCGGGCCCGCTGCTGCTCGACGGGGTGCTGGAGGCGGTCGCCGACGATCCCGACGGCGGCCGGTGCGTCAGCGTACGTGTGGGCGGGGCCAGCGTGTTCGTCACGTCGCGGCGGATGCAGTACCGGCTGCTGGAGTCGTACGCCCGGCTGGGCGTCGCGGTCGAGCACGTGGACGTCGTCGTGGTGAAGATCGGCTATCTCGAACCCGAGCTGTTCGATGCGGCGGGCGACTGGCTGCTCGCGCTGACCCCGGGCGGGGTCGACCAGGATCTCGCGCGGCTGCCGTACCACAGGGTCAACCGGCCGATGTTCCCCCTGGACCGCGACTTCACCGCGGACCTGACCGTCGTCACCGGCTGA
- a CDS encoding discoidin domain-containing protein, with the protein MLSKKQFLTTAAAVTTALLTAAAVVLAQRAEAADVLLSRNRPVAASSSEASAYAPEKAVDGDTATRWASTEGSDPQWIRVDLGTVTPITRVRLVWEAAYASAYRLETSADAATWTTLKSVTGENGGTDDHTGLTATARYLRVYGTQRGTAYGYSLWELEVYGPGAPPAPGTDYQAEDAALSQAAVATNHTGYTGTGFVDYTNVTGGWIEWTVTAATAGPVALTVRYANGTTANRPMDVAVDGAVAAESVDFAPTANWDTWTTRTVTATLAAGTHTVRATAVDAAGGPNVDRLTVAPAATASPTAGPSAGPSPTPGGAFTAAAAGDIAEQCTASSSTCQHPKTAALVTAMNPDLVLTMGDNQYDDARLSDFQNYFDKTWGPFKPKLRPAPGNHETYDPAGSMAGYRSYFGSIAYPQGKPYYSYDRGNWHFIALDSNTLTASAQLTWLSSDLAATTKGCIAAYWHHPLFSSGEHGNDPVSRQAWQLLYDAHADLVLNGHDHHYERFGPQNPSAAADPNGIVEVLGGMGGASPYSIVNVQPNSQKRLSGVFGVLKLSFTDSTFSWQLIGTDNAVKDTSPTYTCH; encoded by the coding sequence GTGCTGTCCAAGAAACAGTTCCTCACCACGGCTGCGGCCGTCACGACCGCACTGCTGACAGCAGCCGCGGTCGTCCTCGCGCAGCGGGCCGAAGCCGCCGACGTCCTGCTCTCCCGCAACAGGCCGGTGGCGGCGTCCTCCAGCGAAGCCTCGGCGTACGCGCCGGAGAAGGCCGTCGACGGGGACACCGCCACCCGCTGGGCCAGCACCGAGGGGTCCGATCCGCAGTGGATCCGGGTCGACCTCGGCACGGTCACGCCGATCACCCGCGTCCGGCTGGTCTGGGAGGCGGCGTACGCGTCGGCGTACCGACTGGAGACCTCGGCCGACGCGGCCACCTGGACCACGCTCAAGTCGGTGACCGGCGAGAACGGCGGCACCGACGACCACACCGGCCTCACCGCGACCGCGCGCTACCTCCGGGTGTACGGCACCCAGCGCGGCACGGCCTACGGCTACTCGCTGTGGGAGCTGGAGGTGTACGGTCCCGGCGCACCACCCGCCCCCGGCACCGACTACCAGGCGGAGGACGCCGCGCTGTCGCAGGCGGCCGTCGCCACCAACCACACCGGCTACACCGGCACCGGGTTCGTCGACTACACCAACGTCACCGGCGGCTGGATCGAGTGGACGGTCACCGCGGCCACGGCCGGTCCGGTGGCGCTGACCGTGCGGTACGCGAACGGCACGACCGCGAACCGGCCGATGGACGTCGCGGTCGACGGCGCCGTCGCCGCCGAGTCGGTCGACTTCGCCCCGACGGCGAACTGGGACACCTGGACGACCCGGACGGTCACCGCGACGCTGGCCGCCGGCACGCACACCGTCCGCGCCACCGCCGTCGACGCCGCGGGCGGACCCAACGTGGACAGGCTGACCGTGGCCCCGGCCGCCACGGCCAGCCCCACCGCGGGCCCGTCGGCCGGTCCCAGCCCCACACCGGGTGGCGCGTTCACCGCGGCCGCGGCCGGGGACATCGCCGAGCAGTGCACCGCCTCGTCCAGCACCTGCCAGCACCCGAAGACCGCCGCCCTGGTGACCGCGATGAACCCGGACCTCGTGCTGACCATGGGCGACAACCAGTACGACGACGCGCGCCTGTCGGACTTCCAGAACTACTTCGACAAGACCTGGGGCCCGTTCAAGCCGAAGCTGCGCCCCGCGCCCGGCAACCACGAGACCTACGATCCGGCCGGTTCCATGGCCGGCTACCGGTCCTACTTCGGTTCGATCGCGTACCCGCAGGGCAAGCCCTACTACAGCTACGACCGCGGCAACTGGCACTTCATCGCGCTGGACTCCAACACGCTCACCGCATCGGCCCAGCTGACCTGGCTGAGCAGCGATCTGGCGGCCACGACCAAGGGCTGCATCGCGGCGTACTGGCACCATCCGCTGTTCAGCTCCGGCGAGCACGGCAACGACCCGGTCAGCCGCCAGGCCTGGCAGCTGCTCTACGACGCGCACGCCGACCTGGTGCTCAACGGCCACGACCACCACTACGAGCGGTTCGGCCCGCAGAACCCGTCGGCCGCCGCCGACCCGAACGGCATCGTCGAGGTCCTCGGCGGGATGGGCGGCGCGTCGCCGTACTCGATCGTCAACGTGCAGCCCAACAGCCAGAAGCGCCTGTCGGGCGTGTTCGGGGTGCTCAAGCTCTCGTTCACCGACAGCACGTTCTCCTGGCAGCTGATCGGGACCGACAACGCGGTCAAGGACACCAGCCCGACCTACACCTGCCACTGA
- a CDS encoding MFS transporter — MYITMRRDTPAPGRRALAAVPANVIALGAVSLVTDVSSEMVTAVLPLYLALTLGLTPLQLGFVDGLSFGVTALLRPAGGRLADRWRHKPVAAAGYALSALAKVGVLAAGAALGPLAAAIVADRTGKGLRTAPRDALISLSAPAGREGLAFGVHRAMDTVGAFLGPLAAFAVLAATGGVYRSVFAVSFCVAAFGLVLLVLYVRDRPGPAPAAPPVAAVLRDPSLRRLSAVAAGLGLFTLSDFFVYLLLQHSGAVPLRWFPLLPLGTAGVYLLLAVPLGRLADRVGRVRVLLGGHLALVAAMLLLAGTPTGAPLLAAVLLLHGLFYAATDGVLMALAGPLLPDASRATGLAVVQTAQAAARFASSLAAGALWAAWGAPTALLVLAAGLLAAVAAAARGLR; from the coding sequence ATGTACATCACCATGCGCCGGGACACCCCGGCTCCGGGACGGCGGGCGCTGGCCGCCGTCCCGGCCAACGTCATCGCGCTCGGCGCGGTCAGTCTCGTCACCGATGTCTCGTCGGAGATGGTCACGGCCGTGCTGCCGCTCTACCTAGCCCTCACGCTCGGCCTCACCCCGTTGCAGCTGGGCTTCGTCGACGGGCTGTCCTTCGGGGTCACCGCGCTGCTGCGCCCGGCCGGGGGCCGGCTGGCCGACCGCTGGCGGCACAAGCCCGTGGCCGCCGCCGGGTACGCGCTGTCGGCCCTGGCGAAGGTCGGCGTGCTCGCCGCCGGGGCGGCGCTCGGGCCGCTGGCCGCCGCCATCGTGGCCGACCGCACCGGCAAGGGCCTGCGCACCGCACCCCGCGACGCGCTCATCTCGCTGTCGGCTCCGGCGGGGCGCGAGGGGCTGGCGTTCGGCGTGCACCGGGCCATGGACACCGTCGGCGCCTTCCTCGGCCCGCTGGCCGCGTTCGCCGTCCTCGCCGCGACCGGCGGGGTGTACCGGTCGGTGTTCGCGGTCAGCTTCTGCGTCGCGGCCTTCGGCCTGGTGCTGCTCGTGCTCTACGTCAGGGACCGCCCGGGTCCCGCCCCGGCGGCGCCGCCCGTGGCGGCGGTCCTGCGGGACCCCTCGCTGCGGCGGCTGAGCGCGGTCGCGGCCGGGCTCGGCCTGTTCACGCTCAGCGACTTCTTCGTCTACCTGCTGCTCCAGCACTCCGGTGCGGTGCCGCTGCGGTGGTTCCCGCTCCTGCCGCTCGGCACCGCCGGGGTCTACCTGCTGCTCGCGGTGCCGCTCGGCCGCCTGGCCGACCGCGTCGGGCGGGTGCGGGTCCTGCTGGGCGGGCATCTCGCCCTGGTCGCGGCCATGCTGCTGCTCGCCGGTACGCCGACCGGGGCGCCCCTGCTGGCGGCCGTGCTGCTGCTGCACGGGCTCTTCTACGCGGCCACCGACGGGGTGCTGATGGCGCTGGCCGGGCCGCTGCTGCCCGACGCCTCGCGGGCCACCGGGCTGGCGGTGGTCCAGACGGCACAGGCCGCGGCCCGCTTCGCCTCCTCGCTCGCGGCCGGGGCGCTGTGGGCCGCCTGGGGTGCGCCGACCGCGCTGCTGGTCCTGGCGGCGGGCCTGCTGGCGGCCGTCGCGGCCGCCGCCCGGGGGCTGCGGTGA
- a CDS encoding glycoside hydrolase family 6 protein, with amino-acid sequence MKPDLSSPRRKLLAAAVSAVSVVAAATAGLLLGAGEASAGTLSGSFYRDPTSAVNQWLAANPNDSRASLISQRIGSQPQARWFASYNPSTIQSQVSSYVGAANTVNQIPVLVAYMIPNRDCGGASAGGAPDYTAYRTWADAFAAGLGTRTAVVLLEPDSLALQTCLSATEKADRNSALSYAVGKLKQVNPSVKVYLDAGHSAWNSAGDTASRLQAAGVANAAGFFSNVSNFRWTADEVTFGRNVLNALGNGNLHQVVDVSRNGKGPLGSEWCDPAGRGTGAAPTTATNEATVDAFLWIKPPGEADGCAAAAGTFVPDLAYSLAQNGVVTSPPPSPPVSPSASRSASPSPSPSRSASPSPSASPSASPSPSASTPPGACTVAYRVDSQWNNGFTATVTLTNRGPAVTAWTVTWTYAGNQQITSAWNTVLTQSGTAVTAKNAGHNGSLATNASTSFGFQATFSGTNTNPTAFKLNGATCS; translated from the coding sequence TTGAAACCCGATCTCTCATCGCCCCGCCGCAAGCTGCTCGCCGCCGCGGTCAGCGCGGTGTCCGTCGTGGCCGCCGCCACGGCCGGGCTGCTGCTCGGCGCGGGTGAGGCCTCGGCCGGCACCCTGTCCGGCAGCTTCTACCGCGATCCCACCTCGGCCGTGAACCAGTGGCTGGCCGCGAACCCCAACGACTCGCGGGCCTCGCTGATCAGCCAGCGCATCGGCAGCCAGCCGCAGGCGCGGTGGTTCGCGTCGTACAACCCGAGCACGATCCAGTCGCAGGTGAGCTCCTACGTCGGTGCGGCCAACACCGTGAACCAGATCCCGGTGCTGGTGGCGTACATGATCCCCAACCGCGACTGCGGCGGCGCCAGCGCCGGCGGCGCACCCGACTACACCGCGTACCGGACCTGGGCCGACGCCTTCGCCGCCGGTCTGGGCACCCGCACCGCGGTGGTCCTGCTCGAACCCGACTCCCTGGCGTTGCAGACGTGCCTGTCGGCCACGGAGAAGGCGGACCGCAACTCGGCGCTCAGCTACGCGGTCGGCAAGCTCAAGCAGGTCAACCCGAGCGTCAAGGTGTACCTCGACGCCGGGCACTCCGCCTGGAACAGCGCCGGCGACACCGCGTCGCGGCTACAGGCGGCAGGCGTCGCCAACGCCGCCGGGTTCTTCTCGAACGTGTCCAACTTCCGCTGGACGGCCGACGAGGTGACCTTCGGCCGCAACGTGCTCAACGCGCTGGGCAACGGGAACCTGCACCAGGTCGTCGACGTCAGCCGCAACGGCAAGGGACCCCTGGGCAGCGAATGGTGCGACCCGGCCGGGCGCGGCACCGGCGCCGCCCCGACCACCGCCACCAACGAGGCGACCGTCGACGCGTTCCTGTGGATCAAGCCGCCGGGTGAGGCCGACGGCTGCGCCGCCGCGGCGGGCACGTTCGTGCCGGACCTGGCCTACTCGCTGGCCCAGAACGGCGTGGTGACCAGCCCGCCGCCGAGCCCGCCGGTGTCGCCGTCAGCCTCGCGGTCGGCCTCGCCGTCCCCGTCACCCTCGCGGTCGGCGTCGCCGTCGCCGTCGGCGTCACCGTCGGCCTCCCCGTCCCCGTCGGCGAGCACCCCGCCTGGGGCCTGCACGGTGGCGTACCGGGTGGACAGCCAGTGGAACAACGGCTTCACCGCCACGGTCACCCTGACCAACCGCGGCCCGGCCGTCACCGCCTGGACCGTGACCTGGACCTATGCCGGAAACCAGCAGATCACCAGCGCCTGGAACACCGTGCTGACCCAGAGCGGCACCGCGGTCACGGCCAAGAACGCAGGCCACAACGGCTCGCTGGCGACCAACGCCAGCACGTCGTTCGGGTTCCAGGCCACCTTCAGCGGCACCAACACCAACCCGACCGCCTTCAAGCTCAACGGCGCCACCTGCAGCTGA
- a CDS encoding sugar O-acetyltransferase has protein sequence MRNEQRLRTRTPESRAFAQRVQLVMGLTARLNALPFEDLDARRAVLTEIFGRPVPDSLSILPPFYCDYGLGASFGERVFINQGCFFLDYGGITIGDRVLIGPRVTLSTAGHPVEVDERFDFITHAPIVIEDDVWIGAAVTVTPGVTIGRGSVVGAGAVVAKDVPPLSVVTATSIVERKRLKPTSAADS, from the coding sequence ATGCGCAACGAGCAACGCCTGCGGACCAGGACACCTGAGTCGCGCGCCTTCGCGCAGCGCGTGCAGCTCGTCATGGGCCTGACCGCGCGCCTGAACGCGCTGCCGTTCGAGGACCTGGACGCGCGCCGGGCGGTGCTGACCGAGATCTTCGGCCGGCCCGTGCCGGACTCGCTGTCCATCCTGCCCCCGTTCTACTGCGACTACGGGCTCGGGGCGTCGTTCGGGGAGCGGGTGTTCATCAATCAGGGATGCTTCTTCCTCGACTACGGCGGCATCACCATCGGCGACCGCGTCCTGATCGGCCCCCGGGTGACGCTGAGCACGGCCGGGCACCCGGTCGAGGTCGACGAGCGCTTCGACTTCATCACGCACGCACCCATCGTCATCGAGGACGACGTATGGATCGGCGCGGCGGTCACGGTCACCCCCGGCGTGACGATCGGCCGGGGCTCGGTCGTCGGTGCGGGTGCCGTGGTGGCGAAGGACGTGCCGCCGCTGAGCGTGGTGACGGCGACGAGCATCGTCGAGCGCAAGCGCCTGAAGCCGACGTCCGCCGCAGACTCCTGA